CGTGCCGTCACGGCCGTCGACCCGGACGAAGTGCCGCTCCAGACCCAACCGGCGCACCAGCGGGACCAGTTCGGCATGGCCGTACATGGACAGCAGCGACTGCGAACGGAGGCCGCCGCCCGGCCAGCCGGCCAGCAGCTGCTCCGCCCCGGCGGTCAGCCCGCAGGAGTCGCGCCGGGCCGTGTAGTGGACGTGGAAGGAGGCGTCCATCCGCTCCCACTCCTCCGGCGAGGGCCGACGGCCCATCAGCTGCTCGTAGAAGTCGATCACCGGTACCCGGTAGGACGCGCGGTACTGCTCCACCGTGAGCGGCTCCAGGCCGATCTCGGCGCAGGCGGCGTTGCTCGCCGCCACCACGGCCGTGATGTCGTCGAAGAGGGTGCCGTTCCAGTCCCAGACGATGTGTGCACGCATGGACCGACCGTACCCACCCGCACCGACAACCGGGTGGAGCGGGTCAGCCGAGCAGGCCGGGGACCTCCTGGATCCCGTACCAGAGCAGCTCGTGGTCCTCGGCGCCGTCCACCGTGAAGCGGGCGTCCTCGTCCCCCGCGTCGGCCGCGACCACGGCCTCCGCCGCGGCGGAGACGTCCTCGCGGACCTCGTCGTCGTCCGCGTCGGCGTGCACCGCGGCGGCCTCGGCCAGCAGCTGC
The Streptacidiphilus albus JL83 genome window above contains:
- a CDS encoding HAD family hydrolase; translation: MRAHIVWDWNGTLFDDITAVVAASNAACAEIGLEPLTVEQYRASYRVPVIDFYEQLMGRRPSPEEWERMDASFHVHYTARRDSCGLTAGAEQLLAGWPGGGLRSQSLLSMYGHAELVPLVRRLGLERHFVRVDGRDGTSGVSGKAEYLRRHLDALSAEAGGQVAPAGTVLIGDAVDDARAAARVGAHAVLFTGGSHTRAELERVGVPVVDTLAEAVAQAERLVGS